In the Desulfovibrio sp. Huiquan2017 genome, GCCAAGCAAAAACAATACGATTGCAAAATGCAGCCAGTCGAAAAGCATACCCCATCCTTTGGCAGTAAATTTGCGGGAATCTTGAAACAAAAAAATTTTCAAGAATTAACGAGTTCCATGCCCCGAAAAAAGCGGCAAGTCAAGCACCTTGCGCTTTTTTTCGTAAAGAACCCACCTCCTAAGTATGTAATTTTCTTCACTCTGCTCCGAAACCCGCCGGACGGGCTTCCAACCGTCCATTTCCCCTCCCCAACGGAGTTGAATTCCACTTTTGCGGCCACGAAAAAGGAGCGTTCCGCCCTGCGAAACGCCCCTGAAAAAACCGGAAAACAATCCTGTCGCCGACCTACTCCGGCGTGTCGTATTCGGCGAAGGTGCCGTAATCGGCCCGCCCTTTCTTCTTGGCTCCGTACATGGCCGCGTCGGCCCGACTGATCAGGGTCACGGTGTCCTTGCCATCGTCGGGGTAGAAGCTGATGCCGACAGTCGCCCCGATGTTCAGCGCCCGGCCGCCGACTTCGTAAGGCTGCCGCACCATGTCCAGGAGGTTGCGGGTAAAGCTCAGAGTGCCCTGCTGATCCGTAATACCGGACAGAAGGATGCCGAATTCGTCCCCGCCCAGACGAGCCAGGGTATCGGATTCGCGGGTTCGCTGTTGCAGCCGCTCGGCCACCTGGCAAAGCAGGTCATCGCCGGTCTGATGGCCATAGGTGTCGTTGACCTGCTTGAAATTGTCTAGATCGACGAAGAGCACGGCCACCTTGGTCTCATAGCGCTTGGCCACGGCCAGGGCGTGCTCCAGGCGATCGAAGAAGCGATGCCGGTTGGCGATGCCGGTCAGGCTGTCCCGGGTGGCAAGCTTCTTGAGTTCAAGCTCCACATTCTTGCGCTCGGTGATGTCCTCAAGGACCCCCTCGATGAATTCGTCGCCCAAATCGTTGCGGATCACCCGGGAGGACTCCGAACACCAAACGACCTCCCCGTTGCGCCGTTGCAGGCGGAACTCAAAGCCGGTCACGGCCCCGCTGTGCGCCAACAGCTCCCGATAGAGCCGCCGCTCGGCCTCCTCGGGCATGACCCGATCGCGAAACCCGGGCCTGCCGAGCACCTCCTCCATGCGGTCATAACCGAGAATACGCAGCATGGCCGGGTTGGCCTCCAGCAACTCTCCTTCCCAAGTGCACTGAAAAATTCCCTCAATGGCCCGCTCGAATATGGAGCGGTATTTTCCCTCGGCCACGCGCAAGGCGGCCTCGGTGAGACGGCGCTGCTCCACCTCCTGCGTCAGCAGAATCTTCTGGCGGTGCATTTCGAGAAACGCCCGAACCTTGCTGATGAGGATGTCCATGTCCACGGGCCGGAACAGGTAGTCCACGGCCCCGGTCTCGTAGCCTTGGCGGACGTTTTCCTCGTCCTGGAAAATGGCGGTGATGAAAATAATCGGCACGTGGCGGCTGCGTTCGTGTTCCTTGATCCTGGCCGCGGCCTCATATCCATTCATGCCGGGCATCTGAATGTCCAGCAGAATCAGGGCGAAATCGTCGTTGCGGGCCAGGTCCACGGCCTCCTGGCCGCTGTCGGCCTGGATCACCTCGCACTCCACGTCGCGGAGCATGTGGTTGAGCAGGGCCAGATTGGTCCGCGAATCATCGACGATAAGGATCTTCAACTGATTGATCATGTCGCCCCCCTCAGGCGCTCGTTCCTCCGGCCACGGCGACCCTGTTGAGCCGGACGCCGCCATCCACCGGTTCGCCCTTGAGCACGAAATCGAAACGGTCCAGGTCCATGCACAGGTCGAAGTCCGCCTCCGGGCAATCATCCCGGGTCTCGTCGAAAAACTTGGCCGCCGTATCCACGTCCCGCAGGAAATTCTTCAGCGTCTTGAAACTGTTCGGATACTCCTCGATCTCATTCTTGATGTACATGGCGCACATCATGTCTTCCTGGGCGCGCATGACCCCGCCGGTCCCCATGGCCACCAGGGTGACCACCTCGGGATTCCGGGCCCGGACGTAATCCACCACAGCCTGCGCGTTGACGAAGGACCCCATGATAACCTCGTCCGCCTCGGTGCAGACCATCAGCCCGCGCGTGCCCGCGTTGGTCACATGGATCAGGGTTTCGCCCCGGATATCCGCCTGCTCGATGAGCGCCGGGGAGTTGAGATAGTCGAATTCCCGGGGAGGGACGTCCACCAGTTCACCGATGACCTTGCCGCCGCGCTCGGCTGCCATGGCCCGGGCGCGGTCCAGGCTGTCGGTGACTATGTACTCGGCAGCCCCACCGGCTGCCAGGAAGCAGCCCAGGGTGGTGGACCGGAACACATCCACAATAACGACCAACCCCTTGGCACGCTGTGCGCCGGACAAACACTCAACCACATTCACGATCATCGGGAAATCCTGTCGGTTCTGCACCGGGCCCCTGTTCCTAAACCGCCTCAACCTCTTGAATATCATGCGGAACATGGCCACCCGAAGCCGGTTTATCATTTCTCTTAAACCTGCAACGCGGAAACAGTAAAGGGTTTTCCACCCGGTTGATGGCCCGCTCATCTTGTTGCAACTTGGCGACATGACGAAAAATCGCGTATTGGTTACCGGCGGCTCGGGTTTCCTCGGTTCGCACCTGTGCGAACGACTCCTGGACATGGGCCGCGAGGTCATTTGCGTGGACAATTTCTTCACCGGAAACAAGGACAACATCCTGCACTTGCTGGACAACCCATTTTTCGAGGTGGTCCGAAACGACATCACCTTCCCCTCTACGTGGAAGAGGACGGAATTTACAACCTGGCCTGTCCCGCCTCGCCCATCCACTATCAGCACGATCCGGTCCAGACCACCAAGACCTCGGTTCACGGGGCCATCAACATGCTAGGTCTGGCCAAACGCCTGCGGGCCAAGATATTTCAGGCCTCCACCTCAGAGGTCTACGGCGACCCCAAAATCCATCCGCAACCCGAGAGCTACTGGGGCAACGTCAACCCCATCGGCCTGCGCTCCTGCTACGACGAGGGCAAGCGTTGCGCCGAGACCCTGTTCTTCGACTACCACCGCCAGCACAAGCTGCGCATCAAGGTCTGCCGCATCTTCAACACCTACGGCCCACGCATGGCCATGGACGACGGCCGGGTGGTCTCCAACTTCGTGGTCCAGGCCCTCCGGGGCGAAGACATTACGATCCACGGCAGCGGGGAGCAGACACGCAGCTTCTGCTATGTTTCGGATCTGGTGGACGGCATGATCCGGTTCATGGAGGATACGGACGACGGATTCATCGGCCCCATGAACCTGGGCAACCCCGACGAATTCACCATCCGCGAACTGGCCGAAACGGTCATCGACCTGACCGGCTCGCCCTCGAAGATCATCTACAACCCCCTGCCCTCGGATGATCCCATGCAGCGCAAGCCGGATATCGACCTGGCCCGCGAAACCCTGGGCTGGGTTCCCACCATGGATTTGCGCACAGGCCTGGCCCGGACCATCAAATATTTCGAGGACGAACTCCGGTCCCTTTAATCGTCCTTGCCCGCAACGCGAAGGGGCCGGGGGACATTCATCCCCCGGCCCCTTCGTGCTGTACGGCTGACTATTTCCCGTCCAACAAGCGCTCGACCATATCCACATACGGCTCCAGGCCCGACGGCACGTCCCCGGGCCACTGAAACGGACCGGGCCGGGGCTCGTCGGCCACGCGCCGGACCATGGCGGCCATGGCCCCCTCGTCGGCCGGGTCGGGAAAGACCCAACGCTGCGGCAGGAAATAGGCGCTTCCGTTCATGGCGCTGGACACGGACCGGCAGCCGCAGGCCAGTGCCTCAAGCACGGCGTTGGAGCAGGCATCGTAGAACGAGGCCAGAACAAAGACGTCGGCCGCCCGGTAAAAGGCGGGCATGTCGTCCACCCGTCCCAAAAAGTTGACGCGGTCGGCCACCCCGAGCTCCCGGGCCAACCGTTCGTACTTGGCGGGATTGCGCCCCCCGGCCACGCGCAGGACGTAATTCTCCGGCAACAGAGCGAGCATGCCCACCAGATGGCGGACCCCTTTGAGGGCGAAGTTGGTGGCCGCCGTGGCCACCACCACCTGATCCTCGCGAATGTGGGAAGCGGCTCGCAGACGCAGCCGCTCCTGGTCGCCGATGGGCGAAAACCGCTCCAGGTCCGGCCGGTTGTAGACCACCGCGATATCATCCCGGTTCAGCGAGGGATGCGACTCCACCAGCCAGTCGCGGACCAGGTGGGAAACACAGACGATATGCGGAGTCCGGCGCATGCGGATGCGGTCGATGAGAAATATGGCCCAGTTACCGGGGGACAACCTGCGACGGAACATCTTGAAGGAACGGGCGAATCCCCGGGGCCAGGCGCGCTTGGACAATTCCCAAAACTTGGAAATAGGCCCGCCGCCGATACGCAGGATGTCCTGGTTCAGGGTCTTGCCCATGCCGAAGACCAGATCGTAATGCCCCTTGCGGCGCGCCCTGTCCGCCCCGAAGGCGAAGCGCAGGATCTTTATCAGGCGGAAGGCCCCGAACCTGCCGAGGATCACGGGCTTCACCCCCTCGGGCGGATCGGTTTCGCGGCGGGCGCAGATGAAGTCCACCTCGTGGCCGCGCGCGGCCAGGGCCTCGCTCAGCCGCCAGGCAAAGGATTCCGCGCCGCCATACCGGCTCAGCCTGGGCATGGTCACCGCCAGCCGCTTTTTCTTCAACACCTTTTCCATGGAGGGGACTCTCGAACCTTTTTTATGGTTTGGCAACCGTGGAGTTGCCCGCCGGAGCAAAGACGGCTATGCATTCCAAAAAATCGAAAGGAACGCCATGTTTTTCGCCACGCCCGCCCTTGACCTGCATCTTTTTCTGCTCATCAACCAGCATTGGCACTCCGGCCTGCTGGATACGATCATGCCGCTCTTTTCGTCCATGGCCGTGCTCATGACCCTGCTGGCCGGAGCCATGGCCGTGACCGTGCTCAAAGGCGGCAAAAAACAATTGATCATCTTCCTCGTCCTGCTCGCGGGCATGGGGATGTCGGACTTCTCCACCAAGCTGGCCAAGGAACAGATTCACCGGGTCCGGCCGCTCAACGCCCTGGCGGGCACCCGCTACGTCGAAGACGGACAGTGGCGCACCCGTCCGTACACTTTCGTCCGCACCAAGGAAAACGGCTCCTCCTACCCCTCGGCCCACGCGGCCAACACCATGACGCTGGCCCTGCTGGCCCTGCTCCTGTGGCCGAAGCTCAAGGCGTGGCCGCTTCTGCTGCCGCTTGTGACGGGCTACTCCCGCGTCTATCTGGGCAAGCACTACCCCACGGATGTTCTGGCCGGATGGCTCTGGGGCGTGATCGTGGCCGGAGCGGTATGGCTTCTGTGGAGAGGGCTTTCGCGCCGCTATCCCGCGTTGCGCCGGAAATAACACCCGGGCCGTCCTTCCCTCAGCCTTCCCCGGACTATTCGTCCGTGTCCTCCAAGACTCCGGCCTGTTTGCGATAGCGCCGGTAGACTCTGACTCCCAGCCAACCCGAGACCACGAAAAGCGCGACGCTCATGCCCACGGACAGGACCACGCCCGTGGTGGACTCGCGATTCATACCCGCGCCGAACAGGGCGAAGATGAAATTCTGCGGAATATAGCCCAGGGTCGAACCGATCACAAAAGACATGAGCGGAATGGAGCTCACCCCGGCGGCCAGATTGGTGATCAGGTTGGACCCCAGGGGGAACAGCCGGATGGCCAAGGCCGTGTTGAACGGCTCATGACGGAGGAAATGATTGATCTTGTGCACGCGCGGCCCGAGCCTGCGTTCCACCAGCTCCCGGCCTCCCATGCGCGCATACAGCGCGGCCATGGCGCATCCCAACCCCGCGCCCACGGTGGACAGCACCGTACCGCTGAAGGTCCCGAAGGCGAAACCGCCCAGGAACCCGATGAGCTGGCGGGGCAGCCCCACGGCCGTGAAAACCGCGCCCACGGCCAGGAAGATGACCACGGAAAGCGGACCGCGCCCGAGTACATGGTCGTTGAACCACTGGGTGTCCGCAAGCATGTCGCCCAGGCCCAGGGAACGGGAGAGGAACACGGCCCCCCCGAGGACGGCCAGCATGACCAGCCCCTTGGCCAGTGATTTCAAATTCAAAGAGGAGTCTTGCTTATCTGAGGTCATTTCGCTCACGTTGCATGCAGTGGTACAGGGCCAGCAGGCAGGCCTGGCCGATGACGAACAGCGGGTCGCGCTGCACGAAACCGTAACCCAGCCCGGCCAGCCCGGAGAGCGCCAAAACGGCCAGCGCCGGGCGCGCCAGAGGTTGTACTCCTTTCCCGCGCATTCGTAAAACCGCGATGCGCACGAAAAAAAGCCCCTGCGCGACCACGACGAAGGCCAGCAGCCACCAGTGGTCGGGCAGGCTCATGCCTAATTCTTCTCTTTGACGGTGTAGCCGATATGCCGGGAGATGAGCCACTTGACCCCAATGAGATCCCAGATGCCCGCCAGAGCGCGGTCCAGGGTGCCATACTTGGACACGCCCGCCCCGCGTTCCCGGTGATTGACCTTGACCTCGTGGATGCGCGCGCCCTCCATCTTCATCAGTATGGGGAAATAGCGGTGCATGTTTTTGAATCGGGGAATCCGGCGCAGCAGGTCCGTTCGCATGACCTTGAGGGAACAGCCGGTGTCGTGCACTCCGTCGTCCACGATGGAGTCGCGGATCTTGTTGGCGATCCTGGACGAGATGCGCTTGATAAAGGTGTCCCGGCGTTTGGCCCGCCAACCGAT is a window encoding:
- a CDS encoding diguanylate cyclase, whose amino-acid sequence is MINQLKILIVDDSRTNLALLNHMLRDVECEVIQADSGQEAVDLARNDDFALILLDIQMPGMNGYEAAARIKEHERSRHVPIIFITAIFQDEENVRQGYETGAVDYLFRPVDMDILISKVRAFLEMHRQKILLTQEVEQRRLTEAALRVAEGKYRSIFERAIEGIFQCTWEGELLEANPAMLRILGYDRMEEVLGRPGFRDRVMPEEAERRLYRELLAHSGAVTGFEFRLQRRNGEVVWCSESSRVIRNDLGDEFIEGVLEDITERKNVELELKKLATRDSLTGIANRHRFFDRLEHALAVAKRYETKVAVLFVDLDNFKQVNDTYGHQTGDDLLCQVAERLQQRTRESDTLARLGGDEFGILLSGITDQQGTLSFTRNLLDMVRQPYEVGGRALNIGATVGISFYPDDGKDTVTLISRADAAMYGAKKKGRADYGTFAEYDTPE
- a CDS encoding 2-phosphosulfolactate phosphatase; its protein translation is MIVNVVECLSGAQRAKGLVVIVDVFRSTTLGCFLAAGGAAEYIVTDSLDRARAMAAERGGKVIGELVDVPPREFDYLNSPALIEQADIRGETLIHVTNAGTRGLMVCTEADEVIMGSFVNAQAVVDYVRARNPEVVTLVAMGTGGVMRAQEDMMCAMYIKNEIEEYPNSFKTLKNFLRDVDTAAKFFDETRDDCPEADFDLCMDLDRFDFVLKGEPVDGGVRLNRVAVAGGTSA
- a CDS encoding glycosyltransferase family 4 protein, which encodes MEKVLKKKRLAVTMPRLSRYGGAESFAWRLSEALAARGHEVDFICARRETDPPEGVKPVILGRFGAFRLIKILRFAFGADRARRKGHYDLVFGMGKTLNQDILRIGGGPISKFWELSKRAWPRGFARSFKMFRRRLSPGNWAIFLIDRIRMRRTPHIVCVSHLVRDWLVESHPSLNRDDIAVVYNRPDLERFSPIGDQERLRLRAASHIREDQVVVATAATNFALKGVRHLVGMLALLPENYVLRVAGGRNPAKYERLARELGVADRVNFLGRVDDMPAFYRAADVFVLASFYDACSNAVLEALACGCRSVSSAMNGSAYFLPQRWVFPDPADEGAMAAMVRRVADEPRPGPFQWPGDVPSGLEPYVDMVERLLDGK
- a CDS encoding phosphatase PAP2 family protein; translated protein: MFFATPALDLHLFLLINQHWHSGLLDTIMPLFSSMAVLMTLLAGAMAVTVLKGGKKQLIIFLVLLAGMGMSDFSTKLAKEQIHRVRPLNALAGTRYVEDGQWRTRPYTFVRTKENGSSYPSAHAANTMTLALLALLLWPKLKAWPLLLPLVTGYSRVYLGKHYPTDVLAGWLWGVIVAGAVWLLWRGLSRRYPALRRK
- a CDS encoding VTT domain-containing protein, which produces MNLKSLAKGLVMLAVLGGAVFLSRSLGLGDMLADTQWFNDHVLGRGPLSVVIFLAVGAVFTAVGLPRQLIGFLGGFAFGTFSGTVLSTVGAGLGCAMAALYARMGGRELVERRLGPRVHKINHFLRHEPFNTALAIRLFPLGSNLITNLAAGVSSIPLMSFVIGSTLGYIPQNFIFALFGAGMNRESTTGVVLSVGMSVALFVVSGWLGVRVYRRYRKQAGVLEDTDE
- a CDS encoding lipid A biosynthesis domain-containing protein, giving the protein MSLPDHWWLLAFVVVAQGLFFVRIAVLRMRGKGVQPLARPALAVLALSGLAGLGYGFVQRDPLFVIGQACLLALYHCMQRERNDLR
- a CDS encoding glycosyltransferase family 2 protein; amino-acid sequence: MNNAEKFSVVLPVYNEQDNLQTLFAEIRAAADSTGRPWEAVFVDDCSTDRSLDIIRDLAERHSEVRYVAFAENRGQSAAFCAGFDAADSDIVVTMDADLQNDPADIPDMLAAFGRDCEMVIGWRAKRRDTFIKRISSRIANKIRDSIVDDGVHDTGCSLKVMRTDLLRRIPRFKNMHRYFPILMKMEGARIHEVKVNHRERGAGVSKYGTLDRALAGIWDLIGVKWLISRHIGYTVKEKN